The following proteins come from a genomic window of Deinococcus aerius:
- a CDS encoding ABC transporter permease, translating to MKQLRASLGWEATILGLVVLALLGGALLSPDFLTASNLSFLVANLAEVALMALTMTLLVIVAEIDLSVASILGMCSSLLGLLWASHVPMPLALLLVLGAGALAGGLNGLLVTRLGLPSLAVTIGTLALYRGLAYAMLGDRAIADFPQTYTNLGFGNIPGTQIPLPIALFVVLALITAVVLHATAFGRSLYAIGANEVAARFAGLRVERVKLILFVLSGLMSALAGIVFTFRFSSARADNGAGLELSVIAAVLLGGVSIFGGRGSVVGAVAAVFLIGVINGALTIVDVSNEILTIVTGLLLIGSVLVPNLLARVRAARERRALLRREPG from the coding sequence GCCCTGCTGGGCGGCGCCCTGCTCTCGCCCGACTTCCTGACCGCCTCCAACCTGTCCTTCCTCGTCGCCAACCTGGCCGAGGTCGCGCTGATGGCCCTCACGATGACGCTGCTCGTGATCGTCGCCGAGATCGACCTGTCAGTGGCGAGCATCCTGGGCATGTGCTCCTCGCTGCTGGGGCTGCTGTGGGCGTCGCACGTGCCCATGCCGCTCGCGCTGCTCCTGGTGCTGGGGGCCGGAGCGCTCGCGGGGGGGCTCAACGGCCTGCTCGTGACCCGGCTGGGCCTGCCCTCGCTGGCGGTGACCATCGGCACGCTGGCGCTGTACCGCGGCCTTGCGTACGCCATGCTCGGGGACCGCGCCATCGCGGACTTCCCGCAGACGTACACCAACCTGGGCTTCGGGAATATTCCAGGCACGCAGATTCCGCTCCCCATCGCCCTCTTCGTGGTCCTCGCCCTCATCACCGCCGTCGTGCTCCACGCCACCGCCTTCGGGCGCTCCCTGTACGCCATCGGCGCGAACGAGGTCGCCGCGCGCTTTGCCGGATTGCGGGTCGAGCGCGTCAAGCTCATCCTCTTCGTCCTCTCCGGCCTGATGAGCGCGCTGGCGGGCATCGTCTTTACCTTCCGCTTCTCCAGCGCCCGCGCGGACAACGGGGCCGGGCTGGAACTCAGCGTGATCGCGGCGGTGCTGCTGGGCGGCGTAAGCATCTTCGGCGGACGCGGCAGCGTGGTGGGCGCGGTGGCGGCGGTGTTCCTGATCGGCGTCATCAACGGCGCGCTGACCATCGTGGACGTGTCCAACGAAATTCTGACCATCGTGACGGGCCTGCTGCTGATCGGGTCCGTCCTCGTGCCCAACCTGCTCGCCCGGGTGCGTGCCGCCCGCGAACGCCGTGCCCTGCTCCGGCGCGAACCCGGATGA
- the rhaS gene encoding rhamnose ABC transporter substrate-binding protein, with the protein MKHRALILSALSVTLGLGAVALAQTTTLKKGLKITLLPKNINNPYNVIETNGGLAAAKEIGANAKVVGPSDAGATTQVSYINTAIAQRQDALILAANDPNALLPYLKRAMQSGVKVVTMDSDTAPEGRTLFVNQANSEGIGRAQVQLLGKLIGYKGDIAILSATPNATNQNTWIKWMQEELKKPAYKNMRLVKIAYGNDDDQKSFTEMQGLIQAYPNLRGVISPTTVGISAGARYLSTSPSKGKVVLTGLGTPNQMRQFVKDGTVTAFQLWNPADLGYLATYAAAALASGQITGKQGETFTAGKLGKYTVGKQGEIVLGPPYTFDKSNIDKFNF; encoded by the coding sequence ATGAAGCACCGCGCACTCATCCTGTCCGCCCTCTCCGTCACGCTGGGCCTGGGGGCCGTCGCCCTCGCCCAGACGACCACCCTGAAAAAGGGCCTCAAGATCACGCTGCTGCCCAAGAACATCAACAACCCCTACAACGTGATCGAGACGAACGGCGGCCTCGCGGCGGCCAAGGAGATCGGGGCGAACGCCAAGGTGGTCGGCCCCTCCGACGCGGGCGCCACCACGCAGGTCAGCTACATCAACACCGCCATCGCGCAGCGGCAGGACGCCCTGATCCTCGCGGCGAACGACCCCAACGCGCTGCTGCCCTACCTGAAGCGGGCGATGCAATCGGGCGTCAAGGTCGTCACGATGGACTCCGACACCGCCCCCGAGGGCCGCACGCTCTTCGTGAACCAGGCGAACTCCGAGGGCATCGGGCGGGCGCAGGTGCAGCTCCTGGGCAAGCTGATCGGCTACAAGGGCGACATCGCCATCCTCTCGGCCACGCCGAACGCCACGAACCAGAACACCTGGATCAAGTGGATGCAGGAGGAGCTGAAAAAGCCCGCCTACAAGAACATGCGGCTGGTCAAGATCGCTTACGGCAACGACGACGACCAGAAGTCCTTCACCGAGATGCAGGGCCTGATCCAGGCGTACCCCAACCTGCGGGGCGTCATTTCGCCCACCACGGTCGGCATCTCCGCCGGGGCGCGCTACCTCTCCACCAGCCCGAGCAAGGGCAAGGTCGTCCTGACCGGCCTGGGCACCCCCAACCAGATGCGCCAGTTCGTCAAGGACGGCACCGTCACCGCCTTCCAGCTCTGGAATCCGGCCGACCTGGGCTACCTCGCCACCTACGCCGCCGCCGCGCTCGCCTCGGGGCAGATCACCGGCAAGCAGGGCGAGACCTTCACCGCGGGCAAGCTCGGCAAGTACACCGTCGGCAAGCAGGGCGAGATCGTGCTCGGCCCGCCCTACACCTTCGACAAGAGCAACATCGACAAGTTCAACTTCTGA
- a CDS encoding arabinose isomerase gives MTTATPIQTTSARTPPVSPLRVGLFGIGLDTYWPQFPGLEERLRGYVARVEERLRRPGVEVVNLGLIDTPEKALAAGHAFRRADVDLIFLYVTTYALSSTVLPVVRRAGVPVIVLNLQPEAAIDYASFNALGDRTRMTGEWLAFCSACPVPEIANVFSRAGIPFHQVTGVLEGDPQVWEEVNAWLDAARVAHVMAHNRLGLMGHYYNGMLDIYSDTTLQAATFGTHLQIVEIDELAELRRGVTDGEVQVKLREFETEFDLQPDCDPAELERAARTSVALDRLVERHGLGSLAYFYGSVPGHEHEDVISSVILGCSLLTARGVPVAGEYEVKNAQAMKIMDTLGVGGSFTEYYALDFRDDVVLMGHDGPGHPRIAQGKTKVRPLEVYHGKVGRGLSVEMSVRHGPVTLLSVVEERGGTLKLLVAEGESVPGPILEIGNTNSRYRFPPGVRRFVDAWNAQGPAHHCAVGVGHVADRIHKLGALLGLQTVQVC, from the coding sequence ATGACGACCGCGACCCCGATCCAGACCACCTCTGCCCGCACGCCGCCCGTTTCCCCCCTCAGAGTCGGCCTCTTCGGCATCGGGCTGGACACGTACTGGCCCCAGTTCCCCGGCCTGGAGGAGCGGCTGCGCGGGTACGTGGCGCGGGTGGAGGAGCGGCTCCGGCGCCCCGGCGTGGAGGTCGTGAACCTCGGCCTGATCGACACGCCTGAAAAGGCCCTCGCGGCGGGCCACGCCTTTCGCCGGGCGGACGTGGACCTGATCTTCCTGTATGTCACGACGTACGCGCTGTCCTCGACCGTGCTGCCCGTGGTGCGGCGGGCAGGGGTCCCGGTGATCGTCCTGAACCTCCAGCCGGAGGCGGCCATCGATTACGCGAGCTTCAACGCGCTGGGGGACCGCACCCGCATGACCGGCGAGTGGCTGGCCTTCTGCTCGGCCTGCCCGGTGCCCGAGATCGCCAACGTCTTTTCGCGGGCGGGCATTCCCTTCCATCAGGTGACCGGCGTGCTCGAGGGCGACCCCCAGGTGTGGGAGGAGGTGAACGCCTGGCTGGACGCGGCCCGCGTGGCGCACGTGATGGCGCACAACCGCCTGGGCCTGATGGGCCACTACTACAACGGGATGCTCGACATCTACAGCGACACGACCCTGCAAGCCGCGACCTTCGGCACCCACCTCCAGATCGTCGAAATAGACGAGTTGGCAGAGCTCCGGCGGGGCGTGACCGACGGCGAAGTGCAGGTCAAACTCCGTGAATTCGAGACCGAGTTCGACCTCCAGCCCGACTGCGACCCGGCGGAACTGGAACGCGCCGCCCGCACGTCCGTCGCCCTCGACCGCCTGGTGGAGCGGCACGGCCTGGGCTCGCTCGCCTACTTCTACGGATCTGTTCCCGGCCACGAGCACGAGGACGTGATCAGCTCGGTGATCCTGGGCTGCTCGCTGCTCACCGCGCGGGGCGTTCCGGTCGCGGGCGAGTACGAGGTCAAGAACGCCCAGGCCATGAAGATCATGGACACCCTCGGGGTGGGCGGGTCTTTCACCGAGTATTACGCGTTGGACTTCCGCGACGACGTGGTGCTGATGGGGCACGACGGCCCGGGTCATCCCCGCATCGCCCAGGGAAAAACCAAGGTGCGCCCGCTGGAGGTGTACCACGGCAAGGTCGGGCGGGGCCTCAGCGTGGAGATGTCCGTGCGGCACGGCCCCGTCACCCTGCTCTCGGTGGTGGAGGAACGGGGCGGCACCTTGAAGCTGCTCGTCGCCGAGGGGGAGTCGGTGCCCGGCCCGATTCTGGAGATCGGGAACACCAACAGCCGCTACCGCTTTCCACCCGGGGTGCGGCGCTTTGTGGACGCGTGGAACGCGCAGGGTCCCGCCCACCACTGCGCCGTCGGGGTCGGCCACGTCGCCGACCGCATCCACAAGCTCGGCGCGCTTCTGGGCCTGCAAACCGTTCAGGTCTGCTGA
- a CDS encoding FAD-binding oxidoreductase → MTELSPVRPTVNPAALLELRLNLAGRAITSEASEYGARRAVWNAAADAFPALIVQPLDAGDVARAVRFARTQRLPLAVRGGGHSPAGFGTVDRGVVIDLSLMRAVAVEPETRRVRVEAGATWGEVAAHLHPHGLAITAGDVPTVGVAGLTQGGGIGWFVRKHGLALDCLRAAELVTADGQFLRASATEHPDLFWGLRGGGANFGVITALEFEAHPGGTVYGGMVVYDGADARHVLGEYARIAQAAPDDLSTQAVLMAAPPLPFVPAELVGRPVVMVAVCHSGDPAEGERVVAPLRRLGTPVLDLIGPMPYPALLQMYAEGGQGGLRHYVRAQFVRRLDAAFLDALVEGAMGAFNPGTHVQLRVLGGELARIPASGTAFAHRDKAGLLMVAHACPADLPAPVADLTRQATEHVFAAVRPFADGTYGNFLGLGEEDRTAEVYGERVLARLAALKAQYDPENVFARNANVRPGVPALQPA, encoded by the coding sequence ATGACCGAACTGTCCCCCGTCCGCCCCACCGTCAACCCCGCCGCCCTGCTCGAACTGCGCCTGAACCTCGCCGGACGCGCCATCACGTCCGAGGCCAGCGAGTATGGCGCCCGCCGCGCGGTCTGGAACGCCGCCGCGGACGCCTTTCCCGCCCTGATCGTCCAGCCCCTCGATGCGGGTGACGTGGCCCGCGCCGTCCGCTTCGCCCGCACCCAGCGCCTGCCCCTCGCCGTGCGGGGTGGCGGCCACAGCCCGGCAGGGTTCGGCACGGTGGACCGCGGCGTGGTCATCGACCTGTCCCTGATGCGGGCCGTTGCCGTGGAGCCCGAAACTCGCCGGGTGCGCGTCGAGGCGGGGGCGACCTGGGGCGAGGTCGCCGCCCACCTGCATCCCCATGGCCTCGCCATCACGGCGGGCGACGTACCCACCGTGGGCGTCGCGGGGCTGACCCAGGGCGGCGGGATCGGCTGGTTCGTCCGCAAGCACGGCCTGGCCCTCGACTGCCTGCGCGCGGCGGAACTCGTGACGGCGGACGGGCAGTTCCTACGGGCGAGCGCCACGGAACACCCCGACCTCTTCTGGGGCCTGCGCGGCGGCGGGGCGAACTTCGGCGTGATCACCGCCCTGGAGTTCGAGGCGCACCCGGGCGGCACGGTCTACGGCGGCATGGTCGTGTACGACGGCGCGGACGCCCGGCACGTGCTGGGCGAGTACGCCCGAATCGCGCAGGCGGCCCCCGACGACCTCTCCACCCAGGCCGTCCTGATGGCCGCGCCCCCCCTGCCCTTCGTCCCCGCCGAACTCGTGGGCCGTCCCGTCGTGATGGTGGCCGTGTGTCACAGCGGTGACCCCGCCGAAGGGGAGCGGGTGGTCGCCCCGCTGCGCCGCCTGGGCACGCCCGTCCTCGACCTGATCGGCCCGATGCCGTACCCCGCCCTGCTCCAGATGTACGCCGAGGGGGGCCAGGGCGGCCTGCGCCACTACGTCCGCGCCCAGTTCGTGCGGCGGCTGGACGCGGCCTTCCTCGACGCGCTCGTGGAGGGGGCGATGGGCGCCTTCAACCCCGGCACGCACGTTCAGCTCCGCGTCCTGGGGGGCGAACTCGCCCGCATCCCCGCCTCCGGCACCGCGTTCGCCCACCGCGACAAGGCGGGCCTGCTGATGGTCGCGCACGCCTGCCCGGCCGACCTGCCCGCCCCCGTCGCCGATCTGACCCGGCAGGCCACCGAGCACGTCTTTGCCGCCGTAAGGCCCTTCGCGGACGGCACCTACGGCAACTTCCTGGGCCTGGGCGAGGAGGACCGCACGGCGGAGGTCTACGGGGAGCGGGTCCTCGCCCGCCTGGCCGCCCTGAAGGCCCAGTACGACCCCGAAAACGTCTTCGCCCGCAACGCCAACGTGAGGCCCGGCGTCCCCGCCCTCCAACCTGCCTGA
- a CDS encoding CBS domain-containing protein, with product MLVKDAMHPRVITASPYESLADIVVKMETLGVGRLPVVHEGRLTGIVTRGEVGRFLPPLHAGLTPWQFAHRVGSVRVGEVMRQPVLTALAEDPLERAIHVMLGRRVGGLPVLEEEGGDLVGMLTLTDVLRAEARAPTLQWGTVERHMTRQTVSTPAEAPASEAAAKLKISGLRVLPVLDQGRLVGVLHERDLSEAAQRAGASHGDTVLGDQFFLAGKAARDLMRLPQTYVLEHAPMRSAMTRMLEADVHGLPVIDGDGHLLGVVTISDVLRTLLGEQRADQA from the coding sequence ATGCTCGTCAAAGACGCCATGCACCCCCGGGTCATCACGGCCAGCCCCTACGAGTCCCTGGCCGACATCGTCGTGAAGATGGAGACGCTGGGCGTGGGGCGCCTGCCGGTCGTTCACGAGGGGCGACTCACGGGGATCGTGACGCGCGGAGAGGTGGGGCGCTTCCTCCCCCCCCTGCACGCGGGCCTGACGCCCTGGCAGTTCGCGCACCGCGTGGGCAGCGTGCGGGTGGGCGAGGTCATGCGTCAACCCGTCCTCACCGCTCTAGCAGAGGACCCGCTGGAGCGCGCCATCCACGTGATGCTGGGGCGCCGGGTGGGCGGTCTGCCCGTGCTGGAGGAGGAGGGCGGCGACCTCGTCGGGATGCTCACGCTGACGGACGTGCTGCGCGCCGAGGCGCGGGCGCCCACCCTCCAGTGGGGCACCGTCGAGCGGCACATGACCCGCCAGACCGTCAGCACCCCGGCGGAGGCCCCGGCGAGCGAGGCCGCCGCCAAGCTCAAGATCAGCGGGCTGCGGGTGCTGCCCGTGCTGGATCAGGGGCGCCTGGTGGGCGTGCTGCACGAGCGCGACCTGAGCGAGGCGGCCCAGCGGGCGGGGGCGAGCCACGGGGATACGGTGCTGGGGGACCAGTTCTTCCTGGCGGGCAAGGCGGCGCGCGACCTGATGCGCCTGCCCCAGACCTACGTGCTCGAACACGCCCCCATGCGGAGCGCGATGACCCGGATGCTGGAGGCCGATGTCCACGGCTTGCCCGTGATCGACGGGGACGGCCACCTGCTGGGCGTGGTGACGATCAGCGACGTGCTGCGCACCCTCCTGGGCGAGCAGCGGGCCGATCAGGCCTGA